CTTTTCTTTTTATTAGGAGTTATGGGTTATAAAATTGGTAGTGATAACAAAATTATAAAAGAATTTCCAAATCTTGGATTACAAGCTATTGTTATTGCATTATTCTCTATTTTAGGAAGTATTTTTGTTACTAAATTTTTTTTTAGAAAAAGAGGTGACAAATAGATGCTAGGAATTTGTTTATCAATTATTTTTGGAGTTATTATAGGATTATTTTTTCAAACTCCATTTTTATCTAATTCATCAGATACTTTTATCGATTTAGGTCTCTGCTTACTTTTATTTTTCGTTGGAATCGATATTGGAGATAACTCTTCTGTATTTTCTAATTTAAAAAAATATGGTAAAAAAATATGGCTTCTTCCTATATCCACAATTTTAGGTTCTCTTTTAGGTGGAGTTGTCGGTTCTTTATTTCTTCCTATCTCTATTGGAGAAGGTCTTGCTGTTTCTTCTGGTCTTGGTTGGTACTCTCTATCAGCCATTGAATTAACAAAAATAAGTCCTGAACTTGGAAGTGTTGCCTTTTTAAGTAATGTTTTTAGAGAGGTTCTTGCAATTTTAACAATTCCTCTTATTGCTAAATCCATTGGAAGTTTCGAATCTATATCTACAGCTGGTGCTACAGCTATGGATACTCTTCTTCCAGTTATAAATAAAAGTAATAGTTCTGATATATCTGTTATTGCATTTTTTTCAGGCGTTGTTCTAACTACATCAGTGCCTGTATTAGTTCCACTAATTGTAAATATATTTAAATTATAAAAGGACATGAAATTCATGTCCTTTTAAAATAATATTAAATCATATATATCTTGTATTCTATATGGACTAGGAAGCTTTGTCTTCAAATTTTCCCAAACTTTCGAAAAAGTTTCTTGATCCATATCTTTTATTTGATTATATGCTTGAGATTTATATAAAATATCTTCTCCACATTTTTTTATTGCATTTAATATTTGAGATTTAATCTTTTTATAATTTTCATCTGTTATTAAAATTAAACTATAATAATCTGCTAATAACTCTCTTTCCACACAATATTCAAGTGTTAAGATTTTTCTTATAATTGTTCCTAAATAACCAATTGATAAATTTTTACTAAACATTCCACTTCTTTCACCTTCAACCTCAATAAAAGGTAAGAATATATCTTGGTAGTGGTAATCTTGAACTGATTTTGTAAAAAATAAAAAACTAGAAAAAATAGTTTTTTTCTTTATCTCTTTTCTTAAAAAACTTTTATCAACTTGATAAACAGCACCAACATGTGGAAAAAGAGAAACTGTCAAATCTTCAGAGTGACAAAAATTAACTATATTTTCTTCATAAACTTTATTAGCTTTAATTTTTCTAATAAAATAATCTGCTTGGAATAATTCATTAGTTAAATTATCTACTTTAAATAGTGCATTAAAAACCCTATTATTATCTAATAAAGTATTTTTTGTATCATTTGATAATTTACTTAATAAATTTTCAAATTTTGTACTCTTTACAAAATTTTTTATAAATCCCTCATCTATTTGAGGTGATATTTCAACATTACTTGTTATTAGTAGCGTATTACTATCTTTTATTACTTTCCCCTTTTTTAACTCTTTTAAAAAAAATGATAAATACTCATTTTTAAACTCAATAAAATATTGTTTCTCAATATCATCTAAATTTAATTTATCTAAAATTCTATCATAGTTAAAGAAATCTAGAAGGTTTATAATCCCATCTCTATTTATTCCTACAGCATTCCAAGTACATGTATATGGAATAAATCCTCTCTCCTTGTCAACCATAATACTTACAAACTGAGCAATTCCACCACCTAAAGAATGTCCTGTTATTGATATCTTTTCTTTAGGAATTTTAAACTCATCATAAATTTTATTAAACACTTCTAAACCATCATAAAATTGTACAGGTTTAACTCCTAAACCAATTTTTAAATCATTTTCTATAAAATCTTTGTAAGCATCTTCTATAGGATATTTCTCACTACCTCTATAAGAAATAACATATTTATCATATTTAATATTTCTAAAAACTACACTATAAAATCCTGTTGAATCTCTTTCTAAATCAGAAGCTCTCTTACTTTCTACATAAAATATCTCCCAATTATGAAGAATATCTTTAAAAAAATCATAAAATAAATATCTTGTATTTGAATTTGAAAAATAAAATCCATCACTATCTAATTTTAATGAATCATTCTCTCTGTAAATTTGATCTAAATTTTTTTTATAATCCTCTTGAGAAAAATTACAATAAGAGAGTACACTAAGCAATAGATAGTCTTTAGCTCTTTGCATTATATACCTCCTAATATTTTAAACTTTTAATAGAGATAGAAAAAGATATGTAACACCCATTCCTATTGCGGCACCTATTACGGTTTCTAAAACTGTATGTATCTTACCTTCTACTCTTGATTGTAGAACTAAAATTAAAAGAAATAGAGAAAGATAAAATACTCTAACATCATGTGTTAAAAAAAATATTCCCATGAAAAGCGCTCCACCAAGAGCGCTATGTCCACTAGGAATTCCTCCTCTTAAAGGAGTTCCTTTTTTAAAAATACTTTTAATTGCTATTACTAATACTACTATAAATATTATTATAAATATTATTACATTTGCATAAGATTCTTTTAATAAATCAAAAAAATTATCAAACTCACCAGCTATTCTTTTATGAAATACTAAATATCCAACTATTAAAGCATTACTTGCTGCTATAAAAACAGCTCCTGCTCCAACATCTTTAGCTCTCTTTGCCAAAATATTATATTCTGGTGAAACTAAATCTACAAAACTTTCTATAGCAGTATTTAAGAGCTCTGCTGCTAAAACAAGGGACATACTAATTGATAACACAATTAACTCCATTCTGCTTACACCTAGAAAAATTGAAATCATTAAAACTAATATTGTACAAAAGGCATGAAATTTCATATTTCGTTCTGTTCTAATAGTTTCTATTATTCCTTCTATTGCTACATTAAAACTTTGTGTTACATCTTGTTTATTCCCCTTATCTTTCATCAGCCCCTCCTTAATCTCTTGTATGACCAAATTTTCCTAAAATCTCTTCTTCTCTAGCTCTCATCTCTTTTTTATCTTCTTCTTCTATATGATCATATCCTAAAAGATGTAGCATTCCATGAGTTAGAACATAAAAAAATTCTCTTCTAAATGAATGATTATATTCATTACATTGCTCTTCAACTCTCTCTAAAGATATTATTATATCTCCTAATGTATCATATGGCCCAATCATATAATCCTCTGTTTCATGATATGCAAAAGATATAACATCTGTAGGTCTATCTTTCTCTCTAAAATCTCTATTTATTCTTTGAATCTCTTCATTTCCAACTAAAGCTACAGATATATAAACTGGCTTTTCTGATTCAAACTCATCGTTTAAAACTTCATAAATATACTCTTTTACTTCTTCTTCATTTATAATTTCATTATATCCCTCTATTTCTAGAGAAAAATCTAATACTACTTCCATATTAACTCCTTTTATTTTTGTCCTGGATATTTTATTCTGACATGATGAATACTCATTAAAACTTTTGTGAAAGTTTTAATAATTATTTCTATCTCTTTAAATGTCAACGCTGCTTCAGATAATTGATTATCTTCTATTTTAGAATTAATAATTTTTCTTAACATATTTTCAATAGTTATTGGTGTTTTCTCATCTAATGACCTTACAGCTGCCTCTATTGAATCTGCTAGCATAATTATAGCCGATTCTTTACTTCTTGGAATTGGTCCTCCATATTTAAAATCCTCCTCTATAACAGTTGGATCTAATTGCTTTGCTTTATTATAAAAATATGCCAACATTGTTGTTCCTTGATGCTCAAACATAACATCTCTAATCTCTCTTGGAATTTTATACTCTCTTCCTAGTTCGTTACCATCCTTAGTATGTGATGTTATTATCAAAGTGCTTAAAAACGGAGATATTTTTGAATGAGGATTCTCTCCACCTTCTTGATTCTCTACATAAAATTTAGGTCTTTTCATCTTTCCTATATCATGATAATATGATGCCACTCTTGCAAAAATAGCATTTGCTCCTATTGCTTCCGCTGCCGCTTCTGATAAAGTTGCAACCATCATTGAGTGATGAAATGTTCCTGGAGCTTTCATAGATAAAAGCTTAAGCAAAGGATGAGATAAATCTCCTAATTCTAAAAGTCTAAATGTTGTTAAAATATTAAATGTTCTTTCAAAATATGGTAATACTGCTATCGCTAACATTCCTGAAAGTAATCCTGAAACAACAATCTCTCCACTTTGTAACACAATTAAGTTCTGCTCTCTTCCTATAAAATAAGTTAATAACAGATATAAGAAGAATTTTGTCACTGCTAATTTCATTCCTAAAGCAATCAATTCCTGCCTTGTTGTAACTTTCTCTATCAAATAAGATCCCATTAAACAAACCAAAAAAGTTACAATAATAAATATAGGATCATATCCTACAATTGGAAATAAAAATGTAATTGCCATGAGTGTTGCTAAAAAAGCAAAGTCTTTTGCAAAAAGTATTGCCATTAAAAAATACATTGTTTCAAAAGGAACAAAATATAAATGATCTGGTTTTGTAAATCTATAGGCTAAAAACCCTATTGTGTATATCAAAAATAGACTTCTGTATATGCTCTTATTTAATATATTTTTTTTAAATTTATTAGCCAACAAGGGATAAAATATAACTGTTAAAATAATCGTGTACAAAAAGTTTGCCAAGGAAAAACCTAAACTTTTTTTATAGGAATAAATTCCAACAGCTTCTAAAAGCTTTGCTCTACTATCAGTTATAATATCTCCTTTTTTAACAAGTAAAGTTCCTGCTTTTATATCTAAAATTTGGTCATCTATTTGTGAAATTTTTTCAGCAATAGAGTTCTTAGTTTTAGTTTCATCGTATATATAGTTTGCTGTTAAAAAATTTTCAACAATTTTTTTGTCAAACTCTGGAAGCTCCAAAAATAATTCATCATTAGGAGGAGAAATTGTTAAACTTCCTTTTTCTCTTATAATACCCGTTGCATATGCCTTTGTTAAAAATCCAATAACTCTTTCTTTTGTTTCTAGTAATTCTTTTTTATTCAATTGGGTTAATTCTGTTATTAATTTAGGCGGTAATTGTTTTCCAATTATATCTTCAACTCTATCTAGGTATAACTTATTTTTCTTAAAGTTTTTCTTTAATATTTCATCAAAAAGATACTCAGCTCCTGATATATAAACAGTTCCCGCTTGTGGTACATATATATACTCTTTTTTAGAATTTTCCATAAGATTTTTTATAATATCTTGTTTTTTGTCTCTATCATTAAAAAGAATACTTTTAGGTGAATAAATATCATTTATTGCTACGTCACCCACATCATACTTTTGTCTATTTACTATATAGCCACTTTTTGAACTAATAACTATTAGCATTATCATTAAAATTAAATAAAAAATCTTCTCTTTTAAATGATGATCCTTAGTATATAATTCAGCATCGTCTGCGTTTTTCCTATTAATCTTAAAAGTTAAACTTAGACCAAATAGCTCAATTTTTTTCATATTAGTTACTCCTTTTAGGTTTTAGAAATATCTTTTAAAATCTCTTCTTTACTCAGTATTTTTATATTTTTAGTAGGGATAGCTTCTTTAAAATATTTTCCATAACTTTTTGTTATTACTCTATTATCTAATATTGTAACAATTCCTTTATCACTTTTGCTTCTAATCAATCTTCCAATTCCTTGTTTAAATTTGATTACAGACTCTGGAATTTGATACTCTACAAATGCATTCTTATTTTGTTGTGTTATATTTTCAATTATTGCTTCTGTTACTGGATCGCTTGGAACCTTAAATGGCAATTTTATTAAAACTACCGAACTTAATTGCTCTCCTTTTATATCTACACCTTCCCAAAAGGAATCTGTTCCAAATAAAACAGGATTTTTTATATTTTTATATAAATTTACGAGCTGTGTTCTCGGTGCTTGTCCTTGAATTAAAAGATTTAATCCAGCATTTTCTAATTCATCTTTTATCATATAATACATATAGTTTAAAGTACTATACGAAGTAAATAGTATAAAACATTTTCCTGAAGTTTTCAATATTAAATTTTTTAAAAAATCTTTAATACTATCAATAAATTTAGGGTCACTTGGATTCAATAAATCTTTAGGTAAATATACAGTCATTTGATTATTATAGTCAAATGGTGAATGAATAACTTTTTCTAAAGTTTTTTCTTTTAAACCTATACTTTCTTTAAAATAAGAAAAATCATTTCCTATTGCTATTGTTGCAGATGTAAAAATCATCTGTTTCAAATTTGCATATAGATTCTTATCTAATTCTCCATCTATTTTTAAAGGAGTTGCAACTAACTTAGAATTACTTTTTTTCCCATTTACTTCTGCCCAATATATAAATTTATCATCATCCAGTGAATTTATAAATTTTAAATTTTCAAAAAATCCATCTAATCTATCTATATATCTAGAGAAATCACTTATATACCCCTCTTTATCCTCAATATCTTTAATTTTACCTAAAATTGTTCTAACTTTTTTTAAGTAAGATGATAAATCAACAACAAACTCATCTTTTAAATTATCTAATTGATTATAAAAAACAGCTTTTTCAAACTCATTCTTTTTTAATCTATAAGTTATACTACTCATTTGTCCTTTAGAAAAAATTTCAATTATAAAATTAAAATATGCTCTACCTGAATTAAATAGATTTCGATGTCTTAATTTAATATCATTCTCTAAATCTGATTCAATTCCTTTTTTTCCATCATAATCACAACTTTTCAAATAATTTATAAAAACGTCTAGACTTCCTGTTCCTCTTTTTTTAGATTTTTCCATTGTGTATATTTGATTCATAGTTTTCGTAAAACCATATTTAGAAATTTCATAAGAAAAATAATCTCTCGCTACTTTTTCTACATTATGTGCCTCATCAAATACTGCTAATTCATATTCTGGTAAAATTGAATACTCTGTATTAAAACCTATTTCTTTTCTTATTGCTAAATCAGAAAAATACATATGATGATTAGTTATTAGTATATCTGCTTTTTTCTTTTCATCTCTTGCTTTTAAAAAATAACATTCTGATTTAAATGCACATTTATTTCCTGCGCACATATCACTTTCACTTTGGAAATGTTCCCAAATTGAATAGTCTACTTCAAATGGTAGCTCTGCCTTATCTCCAGTCTCAGTTTTACCACCCCATTTTAAAACCTCTTTAAATTGAGATTTTTGACTTTGACTATATTCTTCAAAATCAACAATATCTCCAGTAGCTACATTATGCAATTTTCTATTGCATAAGTAATTTCCTCTTCCTTTAACTAAAACATAATTAAAATCACCTTGTATAACTTTTTTAGCTATAGGAATATCTTTATTTAAAAGTTGTTCTTGTAAATTTATTGTATTTGTACTTATTACAACTCTTTTTTTATTTTTTATACTCCACTCTATAGCAGGTATTAAATAACCTAATGTCTTTCCTGTTCCTGTTCCTGCCTCAACAATTACTTTTGTCTCTGTATTTAGTCCATTCTCGATAACCTCAGCCATCTCTAACTGCTCATTTCTATATTCAAACTCTTTAAATACATTTGCCAAAAGACCATTTTTTTCAAAATACGGTTTTATATCTATCTTTATATTTTTCTTTTGAATTAACTCCACTATAACATATATATCTGATACTTTATTATCTATGATATAAGACCCACCGTCTAGTTTGTTGGAGTATATAGCTGCAATCTCTACATCTGGATCTGATGGATATAAATGGCCTGATGGATGATTATGTATTATTACCTCACCTTTTCTCATTCCTTTTAATATAGCAGGTACTGAATACTTATTACCTCTTGCTAATACTTCGACTTCTGTTACTACTCCTTCTTCATCTGGAATCCCTCTGAAGAATACTTCGTTACCATCGACTTTTTCTATCTCTAGCCTCATTTTATCTCTAGCTTCTAAAGATATTTTATCTTCTATATTCATTCTTATCCTTTCTTTGTTTATTATATTCTCACTACAATATAATACTCTTTTTTTGAGAAAATATAAATTATTTTTTTATTTATCTTCTTTTTTCCTAATAAATATGTTAAAATATTCTAGGTCCATTGTAAATATTGTGTCTCTTTTTATGCTTACCTGTCAAATTAAAATACTTGTACTTCGTACGATATTCATATTGACATAAAGCGTTATTTATGTTATTATGTTATGAAAATTTTATTTAAAATTAAAGGGAGGTTTTTGATTTGGCACATTCAAAATCAGCAAAAAAGAGAGTTTTAGTAGCAGAGAGAAACAGAGAGAGAAATCAAGCTGTAAAATCTAGAGTAAAAACAATGCTTAAGAGAGTTTTAGTAGCAGTAGAAACTAAAGAGGTTGAAGCTGCAAACGCTGCTTTATCAGTAGCTTATAAAGAGTTAGATAAAGCTGTAAGCAAAGGAATTATGAAAAAGAATACAGCATCTAGAAGAAAAGCTAGATTAGCTGCAAAAGTTAACGCTTTATAATCGATGCTATTAAAGTAAAACTGGGGACATCCCCAGTTTTATTTTTTATTTTTGAGGAGGCTTTATGATTAAACTTATTGTTTTAGATGTTGACGGAACTCTTACTGATGGTAAGCTTTATGTAACAAATCTTGGTGATGAAATGAAAGCTTTTAATGTTAAAGATGGATTAGGAATTACCCAAGCTATTTCTCAAGGTAAAGAGATTGCTATCATCACAGGAAAAACATCTCAAATAGTTACTAAACGTTGTCAAGAACTTGGAATAAAAGAGATTCATCAAGGAATTAAAAATAAAATAGCAACTCTTGATTTAATATTAGAAAAATATTCTATTTCTTATGATAATGTTGCTTATATGGGTGATGATCTAATTGATTTGGCAGTTATGAAAAAATGTAAACTAGCAGGAGCACCTAAAGATTCAGTTGAAGAAATTCTTAATATTTCTGATTTTATTTCAACTAAAAATGGTGGAGATGGAGCTGTTAGAGAATTTATAGAATATATTTTAAAAAAAGAAAATTTATGGAATAATGTAGTTAACCACTTTGTTCCCACAGAACAATAAAAAATAGCTGAAATTCAGCTATTTTTTTTTGTAAATATAATACAGCATAAATATGAAGTTATTGGCACTGCAACTAAAATTCCTATACTTCCTGCAAAAGCTCTTATAATATCAGCTGCTACTGATTCAAAATTTAAAATTCTAATTAAAGGAAATTGTTCTTTTTGTAAATATATGAATAAAGTTGATAATATTCCACTTCCTATATACGCTAATATTAGCGTATTTACCATTGTTCCTATAATATCTTCACCTATTCTCATTCCTGATTCAAAAATGTCTTTTTTAGTTATATCAGCGCTTCTCTTTCTTAATTCTGTAAGGGCTGAAGATATTGACATAGATACATCCATTACTGCTCCCATACTTCCTAAGATAACTCCAGCTGATATTATTTCTCTAATTTTTATTCCCTGAAGTAATGTTGAATAATTTAATGCCTCTACTGAAACAAAACCTGTCATAGCCATTTTATATGAAAAATACATTGATACTATTCCTGCTATTACTACTCCTGAAACTGCTCCTAGTATTGCTACTAATCCTTTTTGAGAGAAGCCTGTTGTCAAAAATATTGTAATTGTTGAACATAATAAAGCACATAAGGTTGAAATCAAAATTGGTGAATAGCCATTTGATATCATTGGTAGAAAAATATTATATATTATCCCTACTACTATTACTAAGGATAAAATCGCCTTTATTCCTTTATATCTGGCAATTATAACTGTTAACAATACAAATATACCTACTATTAAAAATATAGAGTCTCTTTTATCAATATCTACTATATAGTATGTATTATCACCTAATTCTCCATGCTCTTTATACAATACTACATTTTCATTCTCTCTTATAAAAATATTATAAGCTTTCTCTAAATAAACTGGCGATTGAATTAAAATCTCTTTATTTTCATCTTCACCTTCTAATATTCTTACTCTATATTCTTCAATCTCTTTTATCCCATCCTGTCCATTATACCCACTTTTTTTTGTACTCTCTAAATATAAAATTCTTCCTTTTATATACTCTTCTTGTGTTTGTTTCTCATTATTCTCTATCTCTTGAGCTAATATTCCAGTGGAAAATATTATTAAAAATAATAATAATAAATTTTTCATACACTCTCCCCATTTTATTTTATAAAAAAAAACGAGGAAGACTTCCTCGTTTTAATATTACTTTCTGATTCCTAATTTAGCAATAAGAGCTCTGTATCCTTCGATATCTTTGCTCATTAAGTAGCTTAAAAGTCTCTTTCTTTTTCCAACCATTTTTAATAATCCTAATCTTGAGTGGAAGTCCTTCTTGTGAGTTCTTAAGTGATTAGTTAAGTGGTTAATTTGTGCAGTTAAGATAGCGATTTGAACCTCTGTAGATCCTGTATCTTTCCCGTCTTTTCCGTAAGCGCTGATGATTTCTGCTTTGTTTATAGCCATTTTATTTCCTCCTGAATATTTAATATCTAAGCCAAGGTTTACGGGGCTTAATCGTAAATCCTAGCATAGATTGTTATTATTATAACACAATATCTTATTTTAGTAAAGTCTAATTTTCTGTCTTATCCTCTTTTTGATCTTCTAAAACTGACTGAGAGGCTTTCTGTTTTAATTCTTCTCTTAATTTATTTTCTTCTTCTTTTAAGTCTGCTAATTTTTCTTCTATTCTGTTTTCTTCTTCTAATCTTTCAACAGTTTTTCCTTTTAACATCTCATCTAACTCTTCACCTGTTATAGTCTCTAATCTTAACAATGCCTGAGTTATATTCTCTAATGTTTCTCTATTTTCAGTTAAAATCTCTTTTGCTTTATTATAAGCTGTCGTTACTAATCTTCTTATTTCATCATCTATCTCTTTTGAAGTTGTTTCTCCATAAAGCTTTTGTTGGAACATATCTCCATCACGAGTAGCATCTAACATTATTGGTCCAAATTTATCACTCATACCATATTTAGTTACCATAGCATGAGCTATTGCTGTAGCTCTTTCTATATCGTTACTAGCGCCTGTAGTTATGTCTCCAAATACAACTTCTTCTGATGCTCTTCCTCCTAAAAGTGTTACAAGCTCAGATAAAAACTCATTTTTTGATTTTAAATATCTATCCTCTGTTGGAAGAGTCATTGTATACCCAAGAGCAGCCATTCCTCTAGGAATTATTGTAACCTTGTGAACTGGTTCTGTATGTGGTGACAATCTTTGAGTCATAGCATGACCAACTTCATGATAAGCAACTATAATTCTTTCCTTTTGAACTGCCATTCTTGATTTTCTCTCTGGTCCTATTGTAACTTTTTCAGAAGCTTCTTCTAAATCAGACATATTTATTTCATCTCTACCAGCTCTTGCAGCCAATATAGCCGCTTCATTTAACATATTTGCAATATCCGCTCCTACAAATCCTGGCGTTTTTCTTGCTATTACATCAAAATCAACATCTGATGCAAACTTTTTATTTCTTGAATGAACTTTTAAAATAGCCTCTCTACCCTTTATATCAGGTCTATCAACTACTACTTGTCTATCAAATCTTCCTGGTCTCATTAAAGCTTTATCTAGTATTTCAGGTCTATTTGTTGCAGCTAATACTATTATTGTTTCATCGCTTCCAAATCCATCCATTTCTACTAGAAGTTGGTTAAGTGTTTGCTCTCTCTCGTCGTTTCCTCCACCTTGACCACTTCCTCTTTTTCTACCTACTGCATCAATCTCATCTATAAAGATTATACATGGAGAGTTTTTTCTAGCTTTAGAAAATAAATCTCTAACTCTTGAAGCTCCAACTCCAACAAACATTTCTACGAATTCTGATCCTGACATACTAAAGAATGGAACCCCAGCTTCTCCAGCTACAGCTTTAGCTAAAAGTGTTTTACCTGTTCCTGGAGCACCTAGCAATAAAACTCCTTTTGGAATTTTAGCACCTAAATTTTTAAATTTATCAGGCTCTTTTAAAAATTGAACAATTTCCTCTAATTCAACTTTTGCTTCATCTATTCCAGCTACATCAGCAAAAGTAACTTGAGATACATTTTCACCATTTTCTTTAGCTTTAGATTTACCCATATTGAAAACTTGTGGTCCTCCACCGCTTCCTTTATTCATTTTATTAAGCATAAAAATCCAAATTCCAATTAACAGTAACATCGGGAACCAAGATGCTAGCATATTTAATAAAAATGGTAACTCTTGTGGTGGTAAAGATTGTATTTGGATATTTTTATTCTCTATTAAATCAACTAGTTGTAAATCTCCTCCAAGTCTATCTGTTATCATTCTAGCTTTTACTGCAGATGCATCTTTTTCAGCAGTATATCCATATATATACCCTTCTCTTTCATCTACTCTAACTAACTTATTATCTTTTACATCTTGTAAAAAATCTGTATAACTTATTGTTTTTACATTTGTTGAATCTGACTTAGAAAACATTGTTGGAAGAGATAAAATTATTGTTACTATAAATAATAACATCACAAATCCTTTTAAGTTAAATCTTCCTCCTAACTCTCTTGAGTCATTTGAATCTTTATCTTGTTTTCCTTTATCTATACCCTCTTTTAATTTTTCTTTAATTTTTCTTTTTCTTTCCTCTAACTCTTCTTTTTCTTTTTCCTCATTTGATTTTTTGTCATTGTTTTTCTCAGCTTCATCATCGTCGCTTTCATCTTTTTTTGGCTCCTCTTCAATGAAGTTATACAATGCCATTTTTTCATTATCTTCTCTATTCTTCATCTTGCCTCCTTATGATTAGCTTAATTCCCTTTTTATTTTCTTCACCCTTAAAACTCTCGCTCTTTTTTACGCCTGAAGCCCAAACGATTTCATCGTCTTTTAATATTAATGGTATTTCTCCCCTTAAATCTTTTGGAATTTTCT
The window above is part of the Cetobacterium somerae ATCC BAA-474 genome. Proteins encoded here:
- a CDS encoding LysO family transporter, with the translated sequence MIRILLYIFIISCGFLLSKYQLIPLKLKMKTAILQSFSLFFLLGVMGYKIGSDNKIIKEFPNLGLQAIVIALFSILGSIFVTKFFFRKRGDK
- a CDS encoding lysine exporter LysO family protein, which produces MLGICLSIIFGVIIGLFFQTPFLSNSSDTFIDLGLCLLLFFVGIDIGDNSSVFSNLKKYGKKIWLLPISTILGSLLGGVVGSLFLPISIGEGLAVSSGLGWYSLSAIELTKISPELGSVAFLSNVFREVLAILTIPLIAKSIGSFESISTAGATAMDTLLPVINKSNSSDISVIAFFSGVVLTTSVPVLVPLIVNIFKL
- a CDS encoding diacylglycerol kinase yields the protein MKDKGNKQDVTQSFNVAIEGIIETIRTERNMKFHAFCTILVLMISIFLGVSRMELIVLSISMSLVLAAELLNTAIESFVDLVSPEYNILAKRAKDVGAGAVFIAASNALIVGYLVFHKRIAGEFDNFFDLLKESYANVIIFIIIFIVVLVIAIKSIFKKGTPLRGGIPSGHSALGGALFMGIFFLTHDVRVFYLSLFLLILVLQSRVEGKIHTVLETVIGAAIGMGVTYLFLSLLKV
- the ybeY gene encoding rRNA maturation RNase YbeY — encoded protein: MEVVLDFSLEIEGYNEIINEEEVKEYIYEVLNDEFESEKPVYISVALVGNEEIQRINRDFREKDRPTDVISFAYHETEDYMIGPYDTLGDIIISLERVEEQCNEYNHSFRREFFYVLTHGMLHLLGYDHIEEEDKKEMRAREEEILGKFGHTRD
- a CDS encoding HD family phosphohydrolase, whose amino-acid sequence is MKKIELFGLSLTFKINRKNADDAELYTKDHHLKEKIFYLILMIMLIVISSKSGYIVNRQKYDVGDVAINDIYSPKSILFNDRDKKQDIIKNLMENSKKEYIYVPQAGTVYISGAEYLFDEILKKNFKKNKLYLDRVEDIIGKQLPPKLITELTQLNKKELLETKERVIGFLTKAYATGIIREKGSLTISPPNDELFLELPEFDKKIVENFLTANYIYDETKTKNSIAEKISQIDDQILDIKAGTLLVKKGDIITDSRAKLLEAVGIYSYKKSLGFSLANFLYTIILTVIFYPLLANKFKKNILNKSIYRSLFLIYTIGFLAYRFTKPDHLYFVPFETMYFLMAILFAKDFAFLATLMAITFLFPIVGYDPIFIIVTFLVCLMGSYLIEKVTTRQELIALGMKLAVTKFFLYLLLTYFIGREQNLIVLQSGEIVVSGLLSGMLAIAVLPYFERTFNILTTFRLLELGDLSHPLLKLLSMKAPGTFHHSMMVATLSEAAAEAIGANAIFARVASYYHDIGKMKRPKFYVENQEGGENPHSKISPFLSTLIITSHTKDGNELGREYKIPREIRDVMFEHQGTTMLAYFYNKAKQLDPTVIEEDFKYGGPIPRSKESAIIMLADSIEAAVRSLDEKTPITIENMLRKIINSKIEDNQLSEAALTFKEIEIIIKTFTKVLMSIHHVRIKYPGQK
- a CDS encoding ATP-dependent DNA helicase, which translates into the protein MNIEDKISLEARDKMRLEIEKVDGNEVFFRGIPDEEGVVTEVEVLARGNKYSVPAILKGMRKGEVIIHNHPSGHLYPSDPDVEIAAIYSNKLDGGSYIIDNKVSDIYVIVELIQKKNIKIDIKPYFEKNGLLANVFKEFEYRNEQLEMAEVIENGLNTETKVIVEAGTGTGKTLGYLIPAIEWSIKNKKRVVISTNTINLQEQLLNKDIPIAKKVIQGDFNYVLVKGRGNYLCNRKLHNVATGDIVDFEEYSQSQKSQFKEVLKWGGKTETGDKAELPFEVDYSIWEHFQSESDMCAGNKCAFKSECYFLKARDEKKKADILITNHHMYFSDLAIRKEIGFNTEYSILPEYELAVFDEAHNVEKVARDYFSYEISKYGFTKTMNQIYTMEKSKKRGTGSLDVFINYLKSCDYDGKKGIESDLENDIKLRHRNLFNSGRAYFNFIIEIFSKGQMSSITYRLKKNEFEKAVFYNQLDNLKDEFVVDLSSYLKKVRTILGKIKDIEDKEGYISDFSRYIDRLDGFFENLKFINSLDDDKFIYWAEVNGKKSNSKLVATPLKIDGELDKNLYANLKQMIFTSATIAIGNDFSYFKESIGLKEKTLEKVIHSPFDYNNQMTVYLPKDLLNPSDPKFIDSIKDFLKNLILKTSGKCFILFTSYSTLNYMYYMIKDELENAGLNLLIQGQAPRTQLVNLYKNIKNPVLFGTDSFWEGVDIKGEQLSSVVLIKLPFKVPSDPVTEAIIENITQQNKNAFVEYQIPESVIKFKQGIGRLIRSKSDKGIVTILDNRVITKSYGKYFKEAIPTKNIKILSKEEILKDISKT
- the rpsT gene encoding 30S ribosomal protein S20 translates to MAHSKSAKKRVLVAERNRERNQAVKSRVKTMLKRVLVAVETKEVEAANAALSVAYKELDKAVSKGIMKKNTASRRKARLAAKVNAL
- a CDS encoding KdsC family phosphatase, whose amino-acid sequence is MIKLIVLDVDGTLTDGKLYVTNLGDEMKAFNVKDGLGITQAISQGKEIAIITGKTSQIVTKRCQELGIKEIHQGIKNKIATLDLILEKYSISYDNVAYMGDDLIDLAVMKKCKLAGAPKDSVEEILNISDFISTKNGGDGAVREFIEYILKKENLWNNVVNHFVPTEQ